The genomic stretch TTAACCAATTAACGCTTTCCCACGAAACCCTACTTGATTCCCCTGTGACGCGCATGTCAATGAGAACACTACGaacaaaatcatttaaattaaaagtatgtttgaaattaaacaacaTAATCATATTTGCTTACATACAAATACCAACATGATATAACGTTAACAGTATgacaattataaaacacaacaaaaatattatttgaatttacattaaatgtatattaaataatatattcttatcttCGATTTTAGCTATTAAGGACacgaaaatacatttattaatttataaaagacaTAAGACCAAAAATACAACAGACGGCtgttgttccaaatttaaaaatattttatttagaacaatCATCAGAgacgttaaatatatttattgcggTAGTTAGCTTAAACAAATAAGGACAAACTGGGGTCTTAGCGTTTTACATCCTCGATGACAACTCAACCATTCGCCATAACAGGCACGGATTCAAAACTATTCGTCCCAATATTGTATTAGGGTGATATGagtattcatatatatgtattcatttttgtattgagtgaaatgattttattttgtcttataattattcatattgaatatttttacatttacaaaaaaggcaaaaaaaagaaaacttaatattaaacataatttatttaatcaagggttttcaaatattaactaataattaacaatttacaaatagaatcgttaaatttatttaaatttattattgttttgttaatttcatcAGAATAATGGTtatagtatgtatttttaaattaagttaaaataataaaatggccatattgatattaaattcgGGACTGTTTCATAAGGAGGCATCTGTTTAtacaattatcggttaagagtCGAGTCAGTGGCCCGCGCTGTTCTTCCTAAATGACTTCCACGATACCATCGGGTGTTGGATCGCTCATTACGAACCACCAAACTACGATCAGTCTACATCCCGCATCCCGACTAAATGTTCCCCGCGAACTGTAAATTGTTTCGTTCGaaagagttttaaataaatatggaaacaTATACGAATTTTCAGTTAAGCGAAGAAAGTTGGGAACAGTTATATTCAGTGATACCTTTTCAAAATAACACAGAAACAGTGCCAGCTACGAAACAACGGTGTCAGGCAAATGCAAGGGAACGAGATAGAACGCAGaagttagtattttatttttcatctcaattatattttcactgctcaataattataattattataaaagaaaattatgttcgattcgaaatttaaaattaatgaaaaacctTATTGTTTCATCAAAGAACATTTTAATACTCGTATGCcatttttttaagtcaatttttattctaagatattattaaattagatcGTATATTAGAATATAATGATATGGCTCACATATCTTAATACTCCGACGTTTAACAATTTAATTGCACCATTAACAATTAACAAATatgttgtgtaatattttaaaaacatttgaatatgtatttttatcatcattttataatattattcatttgccgtataattttattacctagattattttattatacaatgtatACGAACTCGTACTATTGTGTAAACAAATGATATTATCAATACAGCTTAATTTTTTGCAACATTAAGAACCAGCTATAATTATGTTACAATTTATATGCATTGAGATATGACCCTcctattttatgtattaatgtataataaaactaaatgtttgtgtatatgatCACTATGATAACTTACTAtgatataatttactatttaaaagtgGCTGATTTTAGTGCGAATAATTACATAGAATAGGTTTTGGAATTATTctaatgatgataatataattagttgAATAACGTAtggtacgacacaaattagatgtagcatcggaaaatgcaaagGAATGAAAATAGaaccaattactgccgatttacacaaccaatagaaatagctccctatcgcgccattcgacgctattcgtcgctatagattcacgcgttagagaaatgtaattgtaagtgcatgtaaatcgacgcgtcaaattgacgaatatattatgtcatatgatattacaagttattgcgtttgtgcaaagatcgttttcgcatgagaaataaatattgatgatttggggtagcgtactcaattcggatgtgatcggttttacgaattttgccgatgcgacatctaagttgtgtcgtactataagtcgCTTATCTTTTGGATGTTTAGATAATTGTTATCGAGGCCTAATTCAAAAGCAgttcctttaaaaaatatttcgtatatttGGATGTGGCATACGAATACGAACTTCATCTAGAAACAGCTCATTTTAGCGATCTTATAGAGATGCAGAATTAGCagatatttgtaataatgatAGAATTTATCAAAATACCCTTTAAATTTCCAAGCAGCGTCAACATGGCGTTCAACGCGTTGAGACTCCTGATACCTACGGAACCGCCCGACCGCAAACTCAGCAAGATCGAGATATTACGCCTCGCTGGCAGCTACATCACACACCTGGACAATCAACTTTATACTGGTACGTGAACTCTATAAAagttataactataaaaaataatagtaaagaaaaattaaattcaacggTGAGGCATATTTTGGATGTAAAGCGTAACACGCAAGTAAGACAACACGATAATCAGGCTTATtagaagttaataaatatttaatttcaaactaaCATAACTTACTTTGTATATTGAATGTAATTGCTCAGcagttacttattataatataaaaaagattttttaaattgaattaaaaaatataactttttttttcttagtatAGACAATCCTTAGTACAGgctgtagtatatattttttgtaggttCGAttagcatttaattttattatagacatGTTCAAGACTCAGGTATTTGTATCACTTATGTGAGCTATACACGAGCAGCTGTGCTCTAGATAACTCTAAAATATTAAGGTAAGTATTTCGTACCACACaggttatattgtatttttattactatactgatttataataaattattaaataagtcgattacatatttcatataaaaacaaaactaaagttCCTTTCATAGCGCATTCGATTGCAgactatattaatatgaaatgggtttagttttatttttttcacattaataataat from Vanessa cardui chromosome 12, ilVanCard2.1, whole genome shotgun sequence encodes the following:
- the LOC124534247 gene encoding transcription factor 15-like isoform X2, with the protein product METYTNFQLSEESWEQLYSVIPFQNNTETVPATKQRCQANARERDRTQNVNMAFNALRLLIPTEPPDRKLSKIEILRLAGSYITHLDNQLYTGETEQPCLLKSDEYNTSMCTFCWSSIKKTNHR
- the LOC124534247 gene encoding transcription factor 15-like isoform X1 yields the protein METYTNFQLSEESWEQLYSVIPFQNNTETVPATKQRCQANARERDRTQNSVNMAFNALRLLIPTEPPDRKLSKIEILRLAGSYITHLDNQLYTGETEQPCLLKSDEYNTSMCTFCWSSIKKTNHR